A window from Sphingopyxis alaskensis RB2256 encodes these proteins:
- the odhB gene encoding 2-oxoglutarate dehydrogenase complex dihydrolipoyllysine-residue succinyltransferase yields the protein MSTEVKVPTLGESVTEATIGEWLKKPGEAVALDEPIASLETDKVAVEVPSPVAGVMGQQLAAVGDTVNVGAVIATVEAGDAAAAPAPAKAETTAPAPAATAPAAGAGIDTVATMSPAVRRLVLEHGLDPTKIKGTGKDGRLTKEDVLAAANAAPETPPASAPAPAAAPAEPGRQEERVKMTRLRQTIAKRLKAAQDTAAMLTTFNDVDMSAVIEARARYKDLFEKKHGVRLGFMGFFTKAACLALKDIPAVNGRIDGDEIVYNGYMDISVAVSGPSGLVVPVIRNAETLSFADIEKTIGDFGKRAKEGTLTMDDMAGGTFTISNGGVFGSLMSTPIINPPQSAVLGLHRIEDRPVAINGQVVIRPMMYLALSYDHRLIDGREAVTFLKTIKEAIEDPTRLLIDL from the coding sequence ATGAGCACCGAAGTCAAAGTCCCCACGCTGGGCGAAAGCGTCACCGAAGCGACGATCGGCGAATGGCTGAAAAAGCCCGGCGAAGCGGTCGCGCTCGACGAGCCCATCGCCAGCCTTGAAACCGACAAGGTCGCGGTCGAGGTGCCCTCGCCCGTCGCGGGGGTGATGGGGCAGCAGCTCGCTGCGGTCGGCGACACGGTCAATGTCGGTGCGGTGATCGCGACGGTTGAAGCGGGCGATGCGGCGGCGGCGCCCGCCCCCGCGAAGGCCGAGACGACGGCGCCCGCCCCCGCCGCGACCGCCCCCGCCGCGGGTGCAGGCATCGACACCGTTGCAACCATGTCGCCGGCGGTGCGCCGTCTCGTCCTCGAACACGGGCTCGATCCGACGAAGATCAAGGGGACGGGGAAGGACGGTCGGCTGACCAAGGAAGATGTGCTCGCGGCGGCGAATGCGGCGCCCGAAACCCCGCCTGCTTCGGCTCCCGCGCCGGCGGCAGCGCCCGCCGAGCCGGGCCGTCAGGAAGAGCGCGTCAAGATGACCCGCCTGCGCCAGACGATCGCCAAGCGGCTGAAAGCGGCGCAGGACACGGCGGCGATGCTGACGACCTTCAACGACGTCGACATGTCGGCGGTGATCGAAGCGCGCGCGCGCTACAAGGATCTGTTCGAAAAGAAGCATGGCGTGCGGCTGGGCTTCATGGGCTTCTTCACCAAGGCGGCGTGCCTCGCGCTCAAGGACATTCCCGCGGTCAACGGCCGCATCGACGGCGACGAGATCGTCTATAATGGTTATATGGACATTTCGGTCGCGGTGAGCGGGCCGAGCGGGCTTGTCGTGCCGGTGATCCGCAATGCCGAGACGCTGAGCTTCGCCGACATCGAAAAGACGATCGGTGATTTCGGCAAGCGCGCCAAGGAGGGCACGCTGACCATGGACGACATGGCGGGCGGCACCTTTACCATTTCGAACGGCGGCGTGTTCGGGTCGCTGATGTCGACCCCGATCATCAACCCGCCGCAGTCGGCGGTGCTCGGCCTCCACCGCATCGAGGACCGTCCGGTCGCGATCAATGGTCAGGTCGTGATCCGTCCGATGATGTATCTGGCGCTCAGCTATGACCACCGCCTGATCGACGGCCGCGAGGCGGTGACCTTCCTCAAGACGATCAAGGAAGCGATCGAAGATCCGACGCGGTTGCTGATCGATTTGTAA
- the lpdA gene encoding dihydrolipoyl dehydrogenase — protein sequence MADYDYDVLVIGAGPGGYVAAIRAAQLGLKTACAEGRATLGGTCLNVGCIPSKAMLHASEYFDAAANGSMAAMGIRVKPELDLDTMHGQRRDAVKGLTGGIEFLFRKNKVDWLKGYARFTSKDSVEVAGKSYRAKNIIIATGSSVTPLPGVEVDNDKGVIVDSTGALELAKVPGHMVVIGGGVIGLELGSVWRRLGAKVTCVEFLDQILPGMDGDVRKEANKIFKKQGIEFKLKTKVTKAEVKGKKAVLTLEPAAGGESETLEADVVLVSIGRRPNTDGLALDKAGLEVNQRGQIEIDHDFRTAIDGIWAIGDVVPGPMLAHKAEDEGIACAENIAGQTGIVNHDVIPSVVYTWPEIAGVGLTEEQAKEKGEVRVGKFPMLANSRAKTNHEPDGFVKVIADARTDRVLGVWCIASVAGTMIAQAAQAMEFGATSEDIAYTCHAHPTHSEAIKEAAMAVTGKPIHI from the coding sequence ATGGCTGATTACGACTACGACGTCCTTGTCATTGGTGCCGGTCCCGGCGGTTATGTCGCGGCGATCCGCGCGGCGCAGCTGGGGCTCAAGACCGCGTGCGCCGAGGGGCGCGCGACGCTGGGCGGCACCTGCCTCAACGTCGGCTGTATCCCGTCGAAGGCGATGCTGCACGCGTCGGAGTATTTTGACGCCGCGGCGAACGGGTCGATGGCGGCGATGGGCATCAGGGTGAAGCCCGAACTTGACCTGGACACCATGCACGGCCAGCGCCGCGATGCGGTCAAGGGGCTGACCGGCGGCATCGAGTTCCTGTTCAGGAAGAACAAGGTCGACTGGCTGAAGGGCTATGCCCGGTTCACGTCGAAGGACAGTGTCGAGGTCGCGGGCAAGAGTTATCGCGCGAAGAATATCATCATCGCGACGGGATCGTCGGTGACGCCGCTGCCGGGCGTCGAGGTCGATAACGACAAGGGCGTGATCGTCGATTCGACCGGTGCGCTCGAACTCGCCAAGGTGCCGGGGCATATGGTCGTGATCGGCGGCGGCGTGATCGGGCTGGAGCTGGGCAGCGTGTGGCGCCGCCTGGGCGCCAAGGTCACCTGCGTCGAGTTTCTCGACCAGATCCTGCCCGGCATGGACGGCGATGTGCGCAAGGAAGCGAACAAGATCTTCAAGAAGCAGGGGATCGAGTTCAAACTGAAAACCAAGGTGACGAAGGCCGAGGTCAAGGGCAAGAAGGCCGTCCTGACGCTCGAACCCGCGGCGGGTGGCGAGTCCGAAACGCTGGAGGCCGACGTCGTGCTCGTGTCGATCGGACGGCGGCCGAACACCGACGGCCTTGCGCTCGACAAGGCGGGGCTGGAGGTCAACCAGCGCGGCCAGATCGAGATCGACCATGATTTTCGCACCGCGATCGACGGCATCTGGGCGATCGGCGACGTCGTGCCGGGGCCGATGCTCGCGCACAAGGCCGAGGATGAAGGCATCGCCTGCGCCGAGAATATCGCAGGGCAGACGGGGATCGTGAACCATGATGTCATCCCGTCGGTCGTCTATACCTGGCCTGAAATCGCCGGCGTCGGGCTGACCGAGGAACAGGCGAAGGAAAAGGGTGAGGTCAGGGTCGGCAAGTTCCCGATGCTCGCGAACAGCCGCGCCAAGACCAACCACGAACCCGACGGTTTCGTGAAGGTGATCGCCGATGCCAGGACCGACCGCGTGCTGGGCGTGTGGTGCATCGCCAGCGTCGCGGGCACGATGATCGCGCAGGCGGCGCAGGCGATGGAGTTCGGCGCGACGTCCGAAGACATCGCCTATACCTGCCACGCGCACCCGACGCACAGCGAGGCGATCAAGGAAGCCGCGATGGCGGTGACAGGCAAGCCGATCCACATCTGA
- the sucD gene encoding succinate--CoA ligase subunit alpha, with protein MSILIDKNTKVITQGMTGATGTFHTEQALAYGTKMVGGVTPGKGGTTHIGLPMFNTVEEAKHATGATASVIYVPPPFAADSILEAIDAEVELIVCITEGIPVLDMVKVKRALSGSKSRLIGPNCPGVLTPEECKIGIMPGNIFKKGSVGVVSRSGTLTYEAVFQTSNVGLGQTTAVGIGGDPVNGTNFIDVLELFLADDATKSIIMIGEIGGDAEEQAAQFLIDEAKRGRKKPMAGFIAGRTAPPGRRMGHAGAIVSGGKGDAESKIAAMEAAGIKVSASPSELGTTLAEVLKERV; from the coding sequence ATGAGCATTCTCATCGACAAGAATACCAAGGTCATCACGCAAGGGATGACCGGTGCCACCGGCACCTTCCACACCGAACAGGCGCTCGCCTATGGCACGAAGATGGTCGGCGGCGTGACGCCGGGCAAGGGCGGCACGACACACATCGGCCTGCCGATGTTCAATACCGTCGAAGAAGCGAAACATGCGACCGGCGCGACCGCGTCGGTCATCTATGTGCCGCCGCCGTTCGCGGCCGATTCGATCCTCGAGGCGATCGACGCCGAGGTCGAGCTGATCGTCTGCATCACCGAGGGCATTCCGGTGCTCGACATGGTCAAGGTGAAGCGCGCGCTGTCGGGCTCGAAATCGCGGCTGATCGGCCCGAACTGCCCCGGCGTGCTGACGCCGGAAGAGTGCAAGATCGGCATCATGCCCGGCAACATCTTCAAAAAGGGCAGCGTCGGCGTCGTCTCGCGCTCGGGCACGCTGACCTATGAAGCGGTGTTCCAGACCTCGAACGTCGGGCTGGGCCAGACGACCGCGGTCGGCATCGGCGGCGACCCGGTCAACGGCACCAACTTCATCGACGTGCTCGAACTCTTCCTCGCCGATGACGCGACGAAGAGCATCATCATGATCGGCGAAATCGGCGGTGATGCCGAGGAGCAGGCGGCGCAGTTCCTGATCGACGAAGCCAAGCGCGGCCGCAAGAAGCCGATGGCCGGCTTCATCGCGGGCCGCACCGCACCGCCGGGCCGCCGCATGGGCCATGCCGGCGCGATCGTGTCGGGCGGCAAGGGCGACGCCGAAAGCAAGATTGCGGCGATGGAAGCCGCGGGCATCAAGGTGTCGGCGAGCCCGTCGGAACTCGGCACGACGCTCGCCGAAGTGCTGAAGGAACGCGTCTGA
- a CDS encoding GFA family protein, protein MSYELTTAPMIVHCCHCRHCQRETGSAFVVNAMIESERLHVEGTVELVLTPSESGRGQEIARCPDCRIALWSHYPKAGRRSSFVRVGTLDEPATCPPDVHIFTRSKQPWVQLPAGTPNFADIYPSREDVWSAAAMDRWHAMMAS, encoded by the coding sequence GTGAGCTATGAACTGACGACGGCGCCGATGATCGTCCATTGCTGCCATTGTCGCCACTGCCAGCGCGAGACGGGAAGCGCCTTTGTCGTCAACGCGATGATCGAGAGCGAGCGGCTGCACGTCGAAGGAACCGTCGAGCTGGTGCTGACGCCATCCGAAAGCGGCCGCGGGCAGGAGATTGCCCGTTGCCCCGATTGCCGCATCGCGCTGTGGAGCCATTATCCGAAAGCCGGGCGCCGATCGTCCTTCGTGCGCGTCGGCACACTCGACGAACCGGCCACCTGCCCGCCCGACGTCCATATCTTTACGCGCAGCAAACAGCCGTGGGTTCAATTGCCCGCGGGCACGCCCAATTTCGCCGACATCTACCCCTCGCGGGAAGATGTCTGGAGCGCCGCGGCGATGGACCGGTGGCACGCGATGATGGCATCGTAA
- a CDS encoding alpha/beta fold hydrolase, protein MQTEQAAVNGIDITYEDRGPKDAPAILLVMGLGGQLTLWPDEFVAALNDRGFRTIRYDNRDVGLSTRFDAAGVPNLKWMFVKAAIGLPVRPAYTLADMAADGLGLLDHLGIGRAHIVGVSMGGMISQHIAARYPDRVLSLTSIMSTTGNRRLPKARKEAMQALANRPMSGDKEALIAYGVKAARVIGSPGYPSDEERLQRRVRADFERGWYPPGFARQMAAIIADGDRRPMLKSIKAPTLVIHGEDDPLVPLAGGRDTAAHIAGARLLTIPGMGHDLPLALVDTLADAIAGHIGEEVAVAA, encoded by the coding sequence ATGCAGACCGAACAGGCGGCCGTGAACGGCATCGACATCACCTATGAGGATCGCGGGCCGAAGGACGCGCCCGCCATCCTGTTGGTGATGGGGCTGGGCGGACAGTTGACGCTGTGGCCCGACGAGTTCGTCGCGGCGTTGAACGACCGGGGGTTCCGCACGATCCGCTATGACAATCGCGACGTCGGTCTGTCGACGCGCTTCGACGCGGCAGGGGTGCCGAACCTCAAATGGATGTTCGTCAAGGCGGCGATCGGCCTGCCGGTGCGCCCCGCCTATACGCTCGCCGACATGGCCGCCGACGGCCTCGGCCTGCTCGACCATCTGGGCATCGGACGGGCCCATATCGTCGGGGTGTCGATGGGGGGCATGATTTCGCAGCATATCGCCGCGCGCTATCCGGACCGCGTGCTTTCGCTCACCTCGATCATGTCGACGACGGGCAACCGCCGCCTGCCGAAAGCGCGCAAGGAAGCGATGCAGGCGCTCGCCAACCGCCCGATGAGCGGCGACAAGGAGGCGCTGATTGCCTATGGGGTGAAGGCGGCGCGGGTGATCGGCAGCCCCGGCTATCCGTCCGACGAGGAGCGGCTTCAGCGCCGCGTCCGCGCCGATTTCGAGCGCGGCTGGTATCCGCCGGGCTTTGCGCGGCAGATGGCGGCGATCATCGCCGATGGCGACCGGCGGCCGATGCTGAAGTCGATCAAGGCGCCGACGCTGGTGATTCACGGCGAGGACGATCCGCTGGTGCCGCTCGCGGGAGGGCGCGACACGGCGGCCCATATCGCGGGCGCGCGGCTGCTGACGATCCCCGGCATGGGGCATGACCTGCCGCTGGCGCTTGTCGATACGCTCGCCGATGCGATCGCGGGACATATTGGGGAGGAGGTTGCCGTCGCTGCCTGA
- a CDS encoding 2-oxoglutarate dehydrogenase E1 component, whose translation MNLERQSFDLDEPQAGPSWAPKNWPLIDSDDLTAALDPQQMQVAVKAAAAKAGAPLSNAEVERAANDSIRAMMLIRTYRVRGHLAARLDPLGLSERELPADLTPEYHGFVGADLDRPIWLGGALGLEKGTVREIVAILQANYCGHVGLEYMHISDVEERRFLQDRMEGADKSVEFSQRGKQAILSKVIEAEEWEKFLARKYVGTKRFGLDGGEAMIPAMEAIIKYGGQYGVKEIVYGMAHRGRLNMLANVMAKPYQVIFHEFAGGSANPDDIGGSGDVKYHLGTSTDREFDGISVHMSLVPNPSHLEAVDPVVLGKVRAQQVVRDDLVKHEQVLPVLIHGDAAFAGQGIVWECLGFSGIRGYNTGGCIHFIVNNQIGFTTSPQFARSSPYPSDVAKGVQAPILHVNGDDPEAVTFACKLAIDFRQQFKRDVVIDMWCYRRFGHNEGDEPSFTQPLMYERIRKHPPVSQLCAAKLEAEGVIEPGWADARRAELVARLESDFEAAKSYKPNKADWFAGRWSGLYAPTDPENARRNIATGVTEKLFDSIGRTLTTIPADVEVHKTLRRVIDARAAMFADKDDGEVFDWATAESLAFGTLLSEGYQVRLSGQDSGRGTFSQRHAVWVDQKTEEKYIPLTSVPHGRFEVLDSPLSEYGVLGFEYGYAMADPKSLVLWEAQFGDFANGAQIMIDQFIAAGEAKWLRANGLVMLLPHGYEGQGPEHSSARLERFLQLCAGDNIQVCNISTPSNYFHVLRRQMLRSFRKPLIIMTPKSLLRHKLAVSRRSDFIGDAHFRRIMSDRTPPADADIKRVVLCSGKVGYDLMEARDAADLTDTTVIRIEQLYPFPGEALAVRLRRMPKLEDVVWAQEEPRNNGAWFFVGELIEEALAEAGKKGMRPRYAGRASAASPATGLMSRHQTEQSALVADALGLSVRAEIRRTKNKA comes from the coding sequence ATGAACCTCGAACGACAAAGCTTCGACCTCGACGAGCCGCAGGCCGGCCCGAGCTGGGCGCCGAAGAACTGGCCGCTGATCGACAGCGACGATCTGACCGCCGCGCTCGACCCGCAGCAGATGCAGGTTGCGGTCAAGGCCGCGGCGGCAAAGGCGGGCGCGCCGTTGTCGAATGCCGAGGTCGAGCGCGCGGCGAATGATTCGATCCGCGCCATGATGCTGATCCGCACCTATCGCGTGCGCGGGCATCTCGCCGCCAGGCTCGATCCGCTCGGGCTCAGCGAGCGCGAACTGCCCGCCGACCTGACTCCCGAATATCACGGCTTCGTCGGTGCCGACCTCGACCGGCCGATCTGGCTGGGCGGCGCGCTGGGGCTCGAAAAGGGGACGGTGCGTGAGATCGTCGCGATTTTGCAGGCCAATTATTGCGGCCATGTCGGCCTGGAATATATGCATATTTCCGACGTCGAGGAACGGCGTTTCCTGCAAGACCGCATGGAGGGCGCCGACAAGAGCGTCGAGTTCAGCCAGCGTGGCAAGCAGGCCATTCTCAGCAAGGTGATCGAGGCCGAGGAATGGGAGAAGTTCCTCGCGCGCAAATATGTCGGCACCAAGCGCTTCGGGCTCGACGGCGGCGAGGCGATGATCCCCGCGATGGAAGCCATCATCAAATATGGCGGCCAATATGGCGTGAAGGAAATCGTCTATGGCATGGCACACCGCGGGCGGCTCAACATGCTCGCGAATGTCATGGCGAAGCCCTATCAGGTCATCTTCCACGAATTTGCCGGCGGCAGCGCCAATCCCGACGACATCGGCGGGTCGGGCGACGTCAAATATCACCTCGGCACCTCGACCGACCGCGAGTTCGACGGGATTTCGGTGCATATGTCGCTCGTGCCCAACCCCTCGCACCTCGAGGCGGTCGATCCGGTCGTGCTCGGCAAGGTGCGCGCGCAGCAGGTTGTGCGCGACGACCTCGTCAAGCATGAGCAGGTGCTGCCGGTGCTCATCCACGGCGACGCCGCCTTCGCAGGGCAGGGGATCGTCTGGGAATGCCTCGGTTTTTCGGGGATTCGCGGTTATAATACCGGCGGCTGTATCCATTTCATCGTCAATAACCAGATCGGTTTCACGACAAGTCCGCAATTCGCCAGATCGTCCCCCTATCCGTCCGACGTGGCAAAGGGTGTGCAGGCGCCGATTCTGCACGTCAACGGCGACGATCCCGAGGCGGTGACCTTTGCGTGCAAGCTCGCGATCGATTTCCGCCAGCAGTTCAAGCGCGACGTCGTGATCGACATGTGGTGCTATCGCCGCTTCGGCCATAATGAGGGCGACGAACCCTCGTTCACCCAGCCGCTGATGTACGAACGCATCCGCAAGCACCCGCCGGTGTCGCAGCTGTGCGCCGCGAAGCTGGAGGCCGAAGGCGTGATCGAGCCGGGCTGGGCCGACGCGCGCCGCGCCGAACTGGTCGCGCGGCTGGAAAGCGATTTCGAGGCGGCCAAAAGCTACAAGCCGAACAAGGCCGACTGGTTCGCCGGGCGCTGGTCGGGGCTCTATGCGCCGACCGACCCCGAAAATGCGCGCCGCAACATCGCGACGGGCGTGACCGAAAAGCTGTTCGATTCGATCGGCCGCACGCTGACCACGATCCCCGCCGATGTCGAGGTTCACAAGACGCTGCGCCGCGTCATCGACGCGCGCGCCGCGATGTTCGCTGACAAGGATGATGGCGAGGTGTTCGACTGGGCGACCGCCGAAAGCCTTGCTTTCGGCACCCTGCTCAGCGAGGGCTATCAGGTGCGCCTGTCGGGCCAGGATTCGGGCCGCGGCACCTTCAGCCAGCGTCACGCGGTCTGGGTCGACCAGAAGACCGAGGAAAAATATATCCCGCTGACCAGCGTGCCGCACGGTCGGTTCGAGGTGCTCGACAGTCCCTTGAGCGAATATGGCGTGCTCGGTTTCGAATATGGCTATGCGATGGCCGACCCGAAATCGCTTGTGTTGTGGGAAGCGCAGTTCGGTGACTTTGCCAACGGCGCGCAGATCATGATCGACCAGTTCATCGCGGCGGGCGAAGCCAAGTGGCTGCGCGCCAACGGGCTCGTGATGCTGCTCCCCCACGGCTATGAAGGGCAGGGCCCCGAACATAGCTCGGCGCGCCTCGAACGCTTCCTGCAATTATGCGCGGGTGACAATATCCAGGTGTGCAATATCTCGACGCCGTCGAACTATTTTCATGTCCTGCGTCGCCAGATGCTGCGCTCGTTCCGCAAGCCGCTCATCATCATGACGCCCAAGTCGCTGCTGCGGCACAAGCTTGCGGTGTCGCGGCGCAGCGACTTCATCGGCGACGCGCATTTCCGCCGCATCATGTCCGACCGCACGCCGCCCGCCGATGCCGACATCAAGCGTGTCGTGCTCTGTTCGGGCAAGGTCGGGTACGACCTGATGGAGGCGCGCGATGCCGCCGACCTCACCGATACGACGGTGATCCGCATCGAGCAGCTCTATCCCTTTCCCGGCGAGGCGCTCGCGGTGCGGCTGAGGCGGATGCCGAAGCTGGAGGATGTCGTGTGGGCGCAGGAAGAGCCGCGCAACAACGGCGCCTGGTTCTTCGTGGGCGAACTGATCGAGGAAGCGCTGGCCGAAGCGGGCAAGAAGGGCATGCGCCCGCGCTATGCCGGCCGCGCCTCCGCAGCATCGCCCGCGACCGGCCTGATGAGCCGCCACCAGACCGAACAGTCGGCGCTGGTCGCCGATGCGCTCGGCCTGTCGGTTCGCGCCGAAATCCGCCGCACCAAGAACAAAGCCTGA
- a CDS encoding GIY-YIG nuclease family protein, whose product MTRPGYLYLMASARNGTLYLGVTSDLLARVWQHRNEVVESFTKKYGCHTLVWYEAFDDIQQARQRELQMKKWKRAWKIELIERDNPQWLDLFDRLSL is encoded by the coding sequence ATGACTCGGCCGGGCTATCTCTATCTGATGGCTAGTGCGCGGAACGGCACGTTATATCTTGGGGTTACCAGCGATCTGCTGGCGCGAGTGTGGCAGCATCGCAATGAGGTGGTGGAAAGTTTCACCAAGAAATATGGCTGCCACACGCTGGTCTGGTACGAAGCGTTCGACGATATTCAGCAAGCGCGTCAGCGCGAACTGCAAATGAAGAAATGGAAGCGGGCGTGGAAAATTGAACTGATCGAACGCGATAATCCGCAATGGCTGGATTTGTTCGACAGGCTATCCCTTTGA
- the sppA gene encoding signal peptide peptidase SppA codes for MTDSTATTPNDPAGPWAIPVRRPLPGEDKPRSTTSFPRKVWKLLVAIKDALALIFLLLFFVALFGLLAGRPNAGLPVSEGALLIELDGIVTEQPTETDPFAALSGGPQLKEIRTRDVVHALETAASDKRITSVVLDLDRFLGGGQVSLAEIGGAIDKVRAKKKPVLAFATAYTTDSYQIAAHASEIWADSIGGVAIAGPGGSRLYYKGLMDRLGITANIYRVGTFKSAVEPYLRSDQSPEAKEANLAYASVLWDNWLADVKKARPAAKLDAYIADTVGAVRAAGNDLSKASLDAGLVDRLGSRMAFSRRVAEISGATDEGKPWEFNAIPLENWVAANPPAEKGSAIAVVPVVGDIVDGEAPTGLAGGTTIAEHILDAATDSSVKAIVLRVDSPGGSVLASEEIRQALLAAKARKLPVVVSMANVAASGGYWISTPADRIFAEPETITGSIGVFGILPSFDRALAKIGVNADGIATTPLSGQPDIFGGVNEEFNALAQASVEDVYTRFTGLVAKSRKQPLDKILPIAEGRVWAGGTARQLGLVDQFGGLPEALAAAAKLAKVEGDFHARYFEEEPSELSRLLANWSGAGEEETAALPRGWFGIAAMNRQLTERRLVQDLALLTRVGSVQAACLDCRAYLPAIPRPGKREAQGFLATLAMLLK; via the coding sequence ATGACCGACAGCACCGCGACCACGCCCAACGATCCCGCCGGCCCCTGGGCCATTCCCGTCCGTCGGCCGCTACCGGGCGAGGACAAGCCGCGCAGCACCACGAGCTTTCCGCGCAAGGTCTGGAAACTGCTCGTCGCGATCAAGGATGCGCTGGCGCTGATCTTCCTGCTGCTTTTCTTCGTGGCGCTGTTCGGGCTGCTCGCGGGGCGCCCCAATGCGGGCCTGCCGGTCAGCGAGGGTGCGCTGCTGATCGAGCTTGACGGCATCGTCACCGAACAGCCGACCGAAACCGATCCCTTCGCGGCGCTGTCGGGCGGCCCGCAACTCAAGGAAATCCGCACGCGCGATGTCGTCCACGCGCTCGAAACCGCGGCTTCGGACAAGCGCATCACCTCGGTCGTGCTCGACCTCGACCGCTTCCTCGGCGGCGGGCAGGTGTCGCTCGCCGAAATCGGCGGCGCCATCGACAAGGTGCGCGCAAAGAAAAAGCCGGTGCTGGCCTTTGCCACCGCCTATACCACGGACAGCTATCAGATCGCCGCACATGCGAGCGAAATCTGGGCCGACAGTATCGGCGGCGTCGCGATTGCGGGACCGGGCGGGTCGCGCCTCTATTACAAAGGGTTGATGGACCGGCTGGGCATCACCGCGAACATCTATCGCGTCGGCACCTTCAAAAGCGCGGTCGAGCCATATCTCCGCAGCGACCAGTCGCCCGAAGCGAAGGAAGCCAACCTCGCCTATGCCAGCGTCCTGTGGGACAATTGGCTGGCGGATGTGAAGAAAGCGCGCCCGGCGGCCAAGCTCGACGCCTATATCGCCGATACCGTCGGCGCGGTGCGCGCGGCGGGCAATGACCTGTCGAAGGCTTCGCTCGACGCAGGGCTGGTCGACAGGCTCGGCAGCCGCATGGCGTTCAGCCGCCGCGTCGCCGAAATCAGCGGCGCGACCGACGAGGGCAAGCCGTGGGAGTTCAACGCCATCCCGCTCGAAAACTGGGTCGCCGCCAATCCGCCCGCAGAAAAGGGCAGCGCGATCGCGGTTGTCCCCGTCGTCGGCGACATCGTCGATGGCGAGGCGCCGACGGGGCTTGCCGGCGGCACGACGATCGCCGAGCACATCCTCGACGCCGCCACCGACAGCAGCGTCAAGGCGATCGTCCTGCGCGTCGATTCGCCCGGCGGATCCGTGCTGGCGTCGGAGGAGATCCGCCAGGCGCTGCTCGCGGCCAAGGCCAGGAAGCTGCCCGTCGTCGTGTCGATGGCGAATGTCGCCGCGTCGGGCGGTTATTGGATTTCGACCCCGGCAGACCGCATCTTTGCCGAACCCGAAACGATCACCGGGTCGATCGGCGTGTTCGGCATCCTGCCGAGCTTCGATCGGGCGCTGGCCAAGATCGGCGTCAACGCCGACGGCATCGCCACGACGCCGCTGTCGGGGCAGCCCGACATCTTCGGCGGCGTGAACGAGGAGTTCAACGCGCTGGCGCAGGCGAGCGTCGAGGACGTCTATACGCGCTTCACCGGGCTGGTCGCCAAGAGCCGCAAGCAGCCGCTCGACAAGATCCTGCCGATCGCCGAAGGGCGCGTCTGGGCGGGCGGCACCGCGCGCCAGCTTGGCCTCGTCGACCAGTTCGGCGGCCTCCCCGAAGCGCTCGCCGCCGCGGCGAAACTCGCCAAGGTCGAGGGCGATTTCCACGCCAGATATTTCGAGGAAGAGCCGAGCGAATTGTCCAGGCTGCTCGCCAACTGGTCGGGCGCCGGAGAAGAGGAAACCGCGGCGCTCCCGCGCGGCTGGTTCGGCATCGCGGCGATGAACCGCCAGCTCACCGAGCGACGGCTGGTGCAGGATCTGGCGCTGCTCACGCGGGTGGGGTCGGTCCAGGCGGCCTGCCTCGACTGCCGCGCCTATCTGCCTGCCATCCCGCGGCCGGGCAAGCGCGAGGCGCAGGGCTTTCTTGCGACGCTGGCGATGTTGTTGAAATAA
- a CDS encoding trimeric intracellular cation channel family protein: METQTLIRLLDLIGIGVFALSGALMAVRLRQTLVTAAFFALVTGVGGGSVRDLLIGAPVFWVQDGAIAAVCIAIALTVWVTPERWWQGQLLEWADAVGLAAYAVFGTAKALAWGVPPVPALLMGVITGCVGGTIRDILAGVPSIIVRPEVYVTAAALASGLFLLLIWLGAGTPVAAVVGALAGFALRGAAIHWSLALPSYRGHRGEG, translated from the coding sequence ATGGAAACCCAGACCCTCATTCGCCTGCTCGACCTGATCGGCATCGGCGTCTTCGCGCTGTCGGGCGCGCTGATGGCGGTGCGGCTGCGGCAGACGCTCGTGACCGCCGCCTTCTTTGCGCTCGTCACCGGGGTCGGCGGGGGCAGCGTGCGCGACCTGCTGATCGGTGCGCCGGTTTTCTGGGTGCAGGATGGGGCGATTGCCGCGGTGTGCATCGCGATCGCGCTGACCGTTTGGGTGACGCCCGAACGCTGGTGGCAGGGGCAATTGCTCGAATGGGCCGACGCGGTGGGGCTTGCCGCCTATGCCGTGTTCGGCACGGCAAAGGCGCTGGCGTGGGGCGTGCCGCCCGTGCCGGCGCTGCTGATGGGCGTGATCACCGGCTGCGTCGGCGGGACGATCCGCGACATTTTGGCGGGCGTGCCCTCGATCATCGTCCGCCCCGAAGTCTATGTGACCGCCGCGGCGCTCGCCTCGGGGCTGTTCCTGCTGCTGATCTGGCTTGGCGCCGGCACGCCGGTGGCGGCGGTCGTCGGCGCGCTCGCCGGTTTTGCGCTGCGCGGCGCGGCGATCCACTGGTCGCTAGCGCTCCCCTCCTATCGCGGGCATCGCGGCGAGGGCTAG